Proteins encoded within one genomic window of Eurosta solidaginis isolate ZX-2024a chromosome 1, ASM4086904v1, whole genome shotgun sequence:
- the LOC137246306 gene encoding uncharacterized protein — protein sequence MTSTKSENMPALVTCDQFKMLLRENFSEFDELLSFTAFRALENGENYVTTIIRIRVDVKMKDGNRKKIQFILKIPLRINASPANKEKRKKTSELDSYDELFITEIDMYEHMVPELEQVYADKGITLHFKPKHYRFSHEMKCNYILMEDLQLKGFENLERRDGLDVMHTKAALAKLAQWHAASAKRVEIKGAYPQTYIGSYLTEESLEFIQNMNEAFNEPFAQCMESFQLLYREKEIILNYMRNMNELYLKFGTTDAKYFNVLNHGDFWINNIMFQHDDDDRSKLKEVLFIDFQLPRYGTFAMDLFCLLMTSPKWDIKLRNFDNFVKYYYLELVKNLKILQYKKPIPTLDELRAQMEKYGLWAFVCVQRMLAVALLDPQDNSNIETFMSNNEEGKAFKKRMFYNPRYIKQVKEILPWLIEKNYLHYLTQIS from the exons ATGACATCAACCAAAAGCGAAAATATGCCAGCTTTGGTAACGTGCGATCAATTCAAGATGTTATTACGTGAAAATTTCTCTGAGTTTGATGAGCTTTTAAGCTTTACTGCCTTCCGGGCATTGGAAAATGGGGAGAACTATGTAACTACAATAATAAGAATTCGTGTTGATGTGAAAATGAAAG ATGGAAACcgtaaaaaaatacaatttatattaaaaatcccACTGCGAATAAATGCTAGCCCTGCGAATAAAGAAAAGCGAAAAAAAACCTCTGAGTTGGATAGCTATGATGAACTTTTCATTACCGAGATTGATATGTATGAGCACATGGTGCCCGAGTTGGAGCAGGTGTATGCCGACAAGGGAATAACGTTGCATTTCAAACCGAAACATTATCGATTTTCAcatgaaatgaaatgtaattatATTCTTATGGAAGACCTGCAATTAAAGGGATTTGAGAACTTGGAGCGACGAGATGGGCTCGATGTAATGCATACAAAGGCTGCGCTCGCAAAATTAGCACAGTGGCACGCCGCCTCCGCTAAGAGAGTTGAAATAAAGGGTGCTTACCCGCAAACTTACATTGGGAGTTACCTAACCGAAGAGAGTTTGGAATTTATACAAAACATGAATGAAGCTTTCAATGAACCATTTGCACAATGCATGGAGAGCTTTCAGTTGTTATATCGAGAAAAGGAAATTATT CTGAATTATATGAGAAATATGAatgaattatatttaaaatttggcACCACCGACGCGAAATACTTCAATGTTTTGAATCACGGCGACTTTTGGATCAACAATATAATGTTCCAGCATGACGATGATGACCGATCAAAGCTAAAGGAAGTGCTTTTTATTGATTTTCAACTGCCAAGATATGGAACTTTTGCAATGGATTTATTTTGTCTTTTGATGACCTCACCCAAGTGGGACATAAAGTTGAGAAACTTTGATAATTTTGTTAAGTATTATTATTTGGAGTtagtcaaaaatttaaaaatcttgcAATATAAGAAGCCAATTCCAACACTGGACGAATTGCGTGCACAAATGGAGAAATATGGTTTGTGGG cttttgTATGTGTGCAACGGATGCTTGCTGTAGCTTTGCTGGATCCTCAAGACAATTCAAATATTGAAACATTTATGAGTAATAATGAGGAAGGGAAGGCATTTAAGAAGCGAATGTTCTATAATCCTCGTTATATAAAGCAAGTAAAGGAGATTTTGCCTTGGCTAATAGAGAAAAATTACCTACATTATTTAACACAAATATCTTAA